From Campylobacteraceae bacterium, the proteins below share one genomic window:
- a CDS encoding peptidoglycan synthetase: MKISSLIDIVEGELINSPSISFLYNIKINAKKVNEGDLFIAKNAKDLLLAINNGAFAIVYDFNTAVLDNEIAWIKVDSYKEALIKIFRYKLSTIDLKAFFCDKISYEFLNINKSKNFKFISNNLEHSIKVIESIKNSDTLFCLNEELLHKIYPRYQTFSQNNHRVDNLIVHSLFECSFSYKNNYFNKFKLASLYLNSFLNVYAFCKNDFDLNKLHNFNSLRAIFLDKQYNACEHGKTDKFILVQNSHVIINKEIEYINKIYSYGKIIYISSHFINGFSKELYVISNLKNLKTFLKTKEFNCVYLIGYDFVKVQRTLTKVEKELSLF; encoded by the coding sequence ATGAAAATTTCATCATTGATTGACATTGTAGAAGGAGAATTAATTAACTCTCCTTCTATTTCTTTTTTATACAATATAAAAATTAATGCCAAGAAAGTGAATGAAGGCGATTTGTTTATTGCTAAAAATGCAAAAGATTTATTATTGGCTATCAATAATGGCGCTTTTGCGATTGTTTATGATTTTAATACAGCCGTTCTTGACAATGAAATTGCTTGGATTAAAGTTGATTCTTATAAAGAAGCACTTATAAAGATATTTAGATATAAATTATCTACAATTGATCTTAAAGCCTTTTTTTGTGACAAAATCTCTTATGAATTTTTAAATATTAACAAAAGTAAAAACTTTAAATTTATTTCAAATAATCTGGAACATTCTATTAAAGTAATCGAAAGTATAAAAAATTCTGATACATTATTTTGTTTAAATGAAGAATTATTGCATAAAATATACCCAAGATATCAAACGTTTTCACAAAATAATCATAGAGTTGATAATCTTATTGTTCATTCTTTATTTGAATGCTCTTTTTCTTATAAAAATAATTATTTCAATAAATTTAAACTGGCTTCTTTATATCTTAATTCTTTTTTAAATGTCTATGCTTTTTGTAAAAATGATTTTGATTTAAACAAATTACATAATTTTAATTCTCTAAGAGCTATCTTTTTGGACAAACAATATAATGCCTGTGAACACGGGAAAACGGATAAGTTCATACTTGTGCAAAATTCACATGTTATCATTAATAAAGAAATTGAATATATTAACAAAATATATTCCTACGGCAAAATAATTTATATCTCTTCCCATTTTATTAATGGATTTTCCAAAGAATTGTACGTGATTTCAAATTTAAAAAATTTAAAAACTTTTTTAAAAACAAAAGAATTTAACTGTGTGTATTTAATTGGATATGATTTTGTTAAAGTTCAAAGAACTTTAACAAAAGTAGAAAAAGAGCTAAGTCTTTTTTAG
- a CDS encoding helix-turn-helix transcriptional regulator, which produces MLIAGEIIEKLKDVLSTDGKMGKIFDKDVACALDLSQANFATMKNRGKIPFSNILDFCALKKISINWLLYGQNPDSLVDSTDKYWVKYFPSVNVSAGGGAYDSEDNFEAINVPPYFITALGGQGNLKNIEAINVTGDSMEPTLNTDNIIFIDKSKASSFKDGIYAFTTEHGLFVKRIQKRVDGKLDIISDNKDYPKQVLEEGEINVIGKIAASFGNIY; this is translated from the coding sequence ATGTTGATAGCTGGTGAAATTATTGAAAAATTAAAAGACGTTCTAAGTACTGATGGTAAGATGGGTAAAATATTTGATAAAGATGTTGCGTGTGCACTTGATTTATCTCAGGCTAATTTTGCAACAATGAAGAATAGAGGGAAAATTCCTTTTTCTAATATTTTGGATTTTTGTGCTTTAAAAAAGATTTCTATTAATTGGCTTCTTTATGGGCAAAATCCTGATTCTTTAGTGGATTCTACAGATAAGTATTGGGTTAAATATTTTCCAAGTGTAAATGTGAGTGCAGGTGGGGGTGCTTATGATAGTGAAGATAATTTTGAAGCAATCAATGTTCCTCCTTATTTTATAACTGCCTTAGGTGGACAAGGAAATTTAAAAAATATTGAAGCTATTAATGTAACGGGTGATTCTATGGAACCTACTTTAAATACAGATAATATAATTTTTATTGATAAGAGCAAAGCATCTTCTTTTAAAGATGGAATTTATGCTTTTACAACAGAACATGGTTTATTTGTAAAAAGAATACAAAAAAGAGTAGATGGAAAGTTAGATATCATTTCTGATAATAAAGACTATCCTAAACAAGTTCTTGAAGAAGGTGAGATTAATGTTATAGGAAAAATTGCGGCTTCTTTTGGAAATATATACTAA
- a CDS encoding OadG family protein: MEVNLISEALKFMVLGMGIVFAFLIILIFVLKAQAKLLSKYFPAKEIEKPKKVQTTSVPSTTKKVAAIIAAVQHHENLKGK; this comes from the coding sequence ATGGAAGTAAATTTAATAAGTGAAGCACTCAAGTTTATGGTGCTTGGTATGGGAATTGTTTTTGCATTTTTAATAATATTAATTTTTGTTTTAAAAGCGCAAGCAAAACTTCTAAGTAAATATTTTCCTGCTAAGGAAATAGAAAAACCTAAAAAGGTACAAACAACTTCAGTACCTTCTACTACTAAAAAAGTAGCTGCAATCATAGCAGCAGTACAACATCATGAAAATCTTAAAGGAAAATAA